caaaattttagaaaaagtctcAAAGTACAACACCAGAATCTGTGCAGAAATGTTTCACATTAAAATTAGGGGCGACAACGACGTTGttaacaaacagaaagattcaattaacttcaaatcagcatacaactccattttaccaaagatcaagacactgacagatcaatgtaaacataacatcaaaaacaaacaccaGACAGCGAATAACATTAcgacgatcgctagataaagtaagataataagttcttgtaaaatggaaaattatactattaataaaattaattttaaggtccactgaggaggagcgaaacgccaaaagtagctcgaaacgtttggaccaactggcaagtaatttcgtttttattttcgccgaaaaaagtcgatgataacatcaaacaattcatcgcggcgattaaccagTTAATCACATAgaccgattctctaaattcaaattttagttttttttgttaactttattGTTGTTTTCACAGAACATACTAGGTTCTTCAAAAATCTCACGTAAACTACAGataaaatatctttgaaatACGGATATTtggtgaacagcttttgaaagtTAACTTTAACCTTAACCttaaagtaaggttgccagaattttttccacttccatccgggcctagcaattccgggcattttttcaaaaaaacctggcataatccgggcatggattccaatttttaaaatccaaaatccggtcaaaaaccgggcaaaatttaggtgttattatatataaaagcaaagaaaaaatgcaaaaaaaaatgaaattaatgtttTATGTTGTTCAGATTTCGACTGGTTTTTGTTGATGTGGTTTGACTTTCTTTTCTGAAATCGGCACTGCAGTCTATTTTcgaaatgatgattattttatttcatccaacgtttcgagacTAGGTTGGTCTCATCCTCAGGGAAAACTACAAGGTTGTACATATTTTGTTGAGTTAATGGATTTGAGCATAATCTGTTTTGTCCTACTTACAATATAGTCATCTCTATGTGGCTTTTGTGAAGACTAATGTCTGGCCCAGTTGTAGATTTTCCTGCTCGAACTGTTAGATTTTGTTAATTGACATTTTTATAATGTTATTTCTAAACTAATCTTACCAATAatagaaaattatgataaatttaaaactatctcACAGAACTTTTCAACGGTGATTTTGAAAGACTGAACAAAcggctttttcaaaatgaagtgTTGCTTGCGTTTGTCAGTTGGGTATCTGTTTgattgttgtctgttgtttgtGTTGGAGGGAGAGAATCtgtgtttttaacaattttcgggagagattttgttttataattgtGTTTCTTCAGGTTGTTTAGTATGTTAGCGTACATTGCATTAAGATTGTTGGTATCTGTTTTTAAATTGACTGTGTTCGGATTATTGAATATGTGGCACATTTCAAGGAACTTTAAAGTATGTGTGTTGAAACTGCTATCGAGAATTTTTGTCTGTGTTATGTTGAACCTATGTCCCGTCTCCAGACAGTGGTCGATAAGAGCTGTGGTGTCCTTTTCCTTTGGTGCTGCATTCGTAATGATatgttgatgttgatgttgttgGTCGTTTGTTCCATTGGTTTTGCGTTTCTTCTTGATGTATTGGTCGATCAGCTTGATGTTACTTTTATGGCCTGAAAGTCTTTGATCCAGGGTGTTTTTGGTTTGTCCGATGTATACACACGGACAATCGTTTTGACAAGGTATTTCGTAGATGATGTTAGTTTTTTCCCCATTTGGTTTTGGATCTTTGACTTGGCTGAACAGTTGGCCGACTGTTATAATTTGTCTCGTGGCGATTTTGGTGGACGGAAAATCTTTCACGAAACTTTTGATAAGTTTGTCAGACAGATGGGGCACGTATGGGATGGATCTGTAGGTGCATTCATCTGTTGTTTGTTGGTTGGTGATATCTGTGGTGGCATTCTGGGTGATTGTTGGTTGGTCGGTGTTTTGGGCTATTGGTGGAGATGAGCTGGGTTGTTTTTTTGGCGACTGAGTTTGGTGGCGTTTTTTATGCAGGTTTAAAAGTCTGTTGATTAATGTTCTGGGATAGTTGTTTCTATTGAGGTGCGAGTGGATTGTCTGTGCTATGTCTTGGCTATGGTTGTTGCTGGTTAGGTATGATACTCTGCCTATGAAGTTGTTGGCTACATTAATTTTGTGCTTAAGCTGGTGGCAAGAATGAAAATTGAGCATCCTTCCAGAGGCAATCGGTTTTGTGTACCATTCCGTTGTTAGCGTTTGATCTTGGTTGCGGATGACTACCATATCCAGATAGGGTagtttaccttctttttcttcctcTATTGTGAACTGTATCCTATCTTCCTGCTTGTTGAAAGTTTCCAGAAGTATTTGGATATCAGTTTTCGGAATTGCAAGAAACAAATCGTCAACATATTTCCGAATAATGGGGATCGGGAAAGGGAGCGCTTTAAGTGCTCTACCAATTATCGTGTCAAGAACCATCTGTGCTAGAATTGGTGACAGTGGGCTTCCCATAGCTGTGCCGAAAGTTTGTACATAATATGTGTTTTTAAATTGGAAATATGAGGCTTCCATTAGAAATTCTATGATTTCTATGAACAGGTCGAGGTTGATTTGTGTGTTGATCTCCTTCCAGTGTTCGATGAGATTACTAATGACTAAATGTCGGGGTATATTAGTGAATAAAGAGACAACATCCAGAGATATGATGATATAATTATCTGGTAGTTTGATTCCGTTGATATCATCGCAAAATTCGAACGAACTCTTGGTTTCATATTCACTGGTTATCGAACTTCGAAGAATGTTAGCCATAAACTTCGCAAGTTGATAAGTGGGAGCAGTTATATTTGGAATTACTGGTCTTAGTGGGAGCTCGTTTTTGTGAGCCTTGGGTTGGCCATATATCCTGGGGCAAGTTGCATTCGAAATGGACAGTTTTTTGCGTTTATATTTGTCTATAAGGTTCAAATCGAAGAAGCGTTTCGCAAAAGAATTGTTCTTCGTTTGGTAACCACTTGTGGGATCTCTTTTCGTTTTTCTATACGTTCTACTATCGTTAACCAAATGTGTCATCTTCCTTTTGTAGTCTTCAGTGTTCATGATAACAGTTCTGTTACCCTTGTCTGAAGCCAAGACGCATATTTCGGGATGTTGTTTGAGGAATGCTGTTGTTATTTTCTTGGCGTTCATACATAGCTTAGTGTTAGGGTCAGTGTTTTGGATTTGATGCTCAAGACTGTTCATGTGATTCTGGATTATGTTAACAGCTTTGCTGCGATTTGTGTTTTGAATGAGTTCTTCTTTAGTTGTTTCCAATATTCCTTCGATGTCAGCCAGAATGTGGTAGAAGAACTCATTCAAAACACAAATCGCAGCAAAGCTGTTAACATAATCCAGAATCACATGAACAGTCTTGAGCATCAAATCCAAAACACTGACCCTAACACTAAGCTATGTATGAACGCCAAGAAAATAACAACAGCATTCCTCAAACAACATCCCGAAATATGCGTCTTGGCTTCAGACAAGGGTAACAGAACTGTTATCATGAACACTGAAGACTACAAAAGGAAGATGACACATTTGGTTAACGATAGTAGAACGTATAGAAAAACGAAAAGAGATCCCACAAGTGGTTACCAAACGAAGAACAATTCTTTTGCGAAACGCTTCTTCGATTTGAACCTTATAGACAAATATAAACGCAAAAAACTGTCCATTTCGAATGCAACTTGCCCCAGGATATATGGACAACCCAAGGCTCACAAAAACGAGCTCCCACTAAGACCAGTAATTCCAAATATAACTGCTCCCACTTATCAACTTGCGAAGTTTATGGCTAACATTCTTCGAAGTTCGATAACCAGTGAATATGAAACCAAGAGTTCGTTCGAATTTTGCGATGATATCAACGGAATCAAACTACCAGATAATTATATCATCATATCTCTGGATGTTGTCTCTTTATTCACTAATATACCCCGACATTTAGTCATTAGTAATCTCATCGAACACTGGAAGGAGATCAACACACAAATCAACCTCGACCTGTTCATAGAAATCATAGAATTTCTAATGGAAGCCTCATATTTCCAATTTAAAAACACATATTATGTACAAACTTTCGGCACAGCTATGGGAAGCCCACTGTCACCAATTCTAGCACAGATGGTTCTTGACACGATAATTGGTAGAGCACTTAAAGCGCTCCCTTTCCCGATCCCCATTATTCGGAAATATGTTGACGATTTGTTTCTTGCAATTCCGAAAACTGATATCCAAATACTTCTGGAAACTTTCAACAAGCAGGAAGATAGGATACAGTTCACAATAgaggaagaaaaagaaggtaaactACCCTATCTGGATATGGTAGTCATCCGCAACCAAGATCAAACGCTAACAACGGAATGGTACACAAAACCGATTGCCTCTGGAAGGATGCTCAATTTTCATTCTTGCCACCAGCTTAAGCACAAAATTAATGTAGCCAACAACTTCATAGGCAGAGTATCATACCTAACCAGCAACAACCATAGCCAAGACATAGCACAGACAATCCACTCGCACCTCAATAGAAACAACTATCCCAGAACATTAATCAACAGACTTTTAAACCTGCATAAAAAACGCCACCAAACTCAGTCGCCAAAAAAACAACCCAGCTCATCTCCACCAATAGCCCAAAACACCGACCAACCAACAATCACCCAGAATGCCACCACAGATATCACCAACCAACAAACAACAGATGAATGCACCTACAGATCCATCCCATACGTGCCCCATCTGTCTGACAAACTTATCAAAAGTTTCGTGAAAGATTTTCCGTCCACCAAAATCGCCACGAGACAAATTATAACAGTCGGCCAACTGTTCAGCCAAGTCAAAGATCCAAAACCAAATGGGGAAAAAACTAACATCATCTACGAAATACCTTGTCAAAACGATTGTCCGTGTGTATACATCGGACAAACCAAAAACACCCTGGATCAAAGACTTTCAGGCCATAAAAGTAACATCAAGCTGATCGACCAATACATCAAGAAGAAACGCAAAACCAATGGAACAAACGACcaacaacatcaacatcaacatATCATTACGAATGCAGCACCAAAGGAAAAGGACACCACAGCTCTTATCGACCACTGTCTGGAGACGGGACATAGGTTCAACATAACACAGACAAAAATTCTCGATAGCAGTTTCAACACACATACTTTAAAGTTCCTTGAAATGTGCCACATATTCAATAATCCGAACACAGTCAATTTAAAAACAGATACCAACAATCTTAATGCAATGTACGCTAACATACTAAACAACCTGAAGAAACacaattataaaacaaaatctctcccgaaaattgttaaaaacacaGATTCTCTCCCTCCAACacaaacaacagacaacaatcAAACAGATACCCAACTGACAAACGCAAGCAAcacttcattttgaaaaagccgTTTGTTCAGTCTTTCAAAATCACCGTTGAAAAGTTCTGTgagatagttttaaatttatcataattttctatTATTGGTAAGATTAGTTTAGAAATAACATTATAAAAATGTCAATTAACAAAATCTAACAGTTCGAGCAGGAAAATCTACAACTGGGCCAGACATTAGTCTTCACAAAAGCCACATAGAGATGACTATATTGTAAGTAGGACAAAACAGATTATGCTCAAATCCATTAACTCAACAAAATATGTACAACCTTGTAGTTTTCCCTGAGGATGAGACCAACCTAgtctcgaaacgttggatgaaataaaataatcatcatttcgAAAATAGACTGCAGTGCCGATTTCAGAAAAGAAAGTCAAACCACAAATGAAATTAatgttttattaatgtaattgcagacttccaaaaattttttggaacacttaaatatttaaaggtttataaaagtaaatcagtgaaattatttgaaacaaccgttgaaaatttccataccgttaatcgattttgcagaaacttactcaaaaactttaattttttttggtttctttgtgaaaattgtgaaaaaatccgggcaatatccggacttttttcacgatatccgggcaaccaggccggaccggactttctcgaaattttgcatcaaatatccgggcaaacccggataaaaccgggcaatctggcaagcttacctTAAAGGGAACCAATCTAAACACATATGAAAATATCTTGTAACCTgagttacaaaatttatttcaaacgaCTTACTTTTGAACCCGATTGCCTTTAAAAACCTTCAAGTTTGCCTTGAAAGCTCTATAAACGACGTTCTATCGTTGATAGAATATTATTTAAAGGAAAGCTTTACACGAAATTACAGAAACAGGTGGTAAATTCATTCTGGAAAACAATACTTTTCTTACAaagtatacaaataaaaatcaatgcgCAGATCGTGGTGAAGAAAAAACTCTAAACAGAGCAAAATCAATACGcttaactattttaaaattcaacaatgCTTCGCCATACAAAATgggaaaatataaacaaaaaggtctatagacacattccacgcgcttgtaccgctcaaaagtgatttttatccgttcgcgtatcaaaaaatctcaaaactgtCTATAAtcttgataattcaaatcacacagaacaaacggaaaaaagagaaaaaagttttttacacatgttttagaaattttgattttgaaacttattttttgttggaaaagtgGTGTTTTGacaactttcacaaaatcattaattttaatagatggatgatttgtttttggaaatatttttagtaagtttagaagccaaaaaacaaggcttcattttttagaaaaaagaatttgtttatattcaatgtagttggtttgaaaagcgaacagaaatagtcgcaaatgagtgaattcacgtcacaaaaaaagggaagttttttagtttacgagaaaactctgacattttttttaaataaaaaatgagattttctttgaaaatgatatgacgattctaaaactttaaaatttatagaaatcggttggaatctagctgagttacaacagcgcgaatgagtgaattcacgttacaaaatttgattttttgttaaattgtatataaaaagtgtgctctgaaagctgttttgaccctccagatggtcggatttttacaaatcgagcataatttggatgatttttttaaataagttcattatcttcaaaaaaaatatacaaaaagattgaaaaaatatacacttttttttttggtgaatcttaaaatgaagacagtagtaattttaacatatgatccctcaatatgttgctattcaagtgccaattaaaataaggaaaaagttaggtgcagatactgaaaatttatgattgtaaaagtcggaacaacaaaaaatcgtttttgaaagtgtgcATAGAATTTCAAggctccaaagaatggttcaggaTAATCACAGTATAACTtcatatttcgtgacgtgaattcagtcaattaccctgttctgtttgaactgagtgaattcacatcacaactttaaataagcataacttcgttcgttgttgttcaatcgagaagttccgtacatcaaattgtgggaaattgttttctttagaactcatttgaagacaccgatattctatttccacagagagaacagaaaatcaaagatGTATATACCAAAGTCCGAAATGATTAATTCTAGCCTGAATTCatgtcacaaaagtaatcaatcacaactaaaacaacttaaattttaaaatgactaaTTTCATTCAttatattatattcattttgaaagaaaattcaatttgcgaccgtacatttttttttcattttcaagtaaattggttgagttctagaatgataacagtgcagaaaagtccggaaaagcgattccACGCCACAGTGGAATGTATCTTTAGCTTAATTAGCttggttaaaataaatttgtcgtATTCGTATTCTAGAGAGAAGTTTCcagacttgaaatttttatttcaataaagttttaaaatttttacagtgTTCCTGaattgattatgattttttaatttttttatcctttttctaaaaaaaataaagttttacaaTTCAAGTGAAATGTTGCACAGTTTGTTATCATGATAAGAGAATCAATATTAAGGTCTTTAAGCAGTAAAACTTCGGCTTTAAAAAACCTTtatatacacagaaaaaaaaatctgagcttAACATTTCATGTAtaatttgatttcatgtaaaattcggtcaaatgtattgaaaatcaTAACGCAGCCATGATTTTCGCATGAAAcgatgttttgaatcaaaatcgtTGCAAGGTGTTTcttattgtttgccaatttttataagtataaaaaaagtgaaatccttttaaaatcgtccatcaaaaaacaaattgtatattgccattttgtaaaaaaaaaaagtgtgattaggcggcatccataaattacgtaacgcaaaataTGCACTTTTtggaccccctcccccccgtatgtcacaaatcgtaacgctttgacgtacccccctatgaaaattacgtaacgctgataataacCCCTCTCCCCTCCTCCGATTTTCTCATGttcaaaaatactgattttcgaaggtcaaaacagagaatttttttaacgttctttaaAACGGAATGAATATCATCGATCAGAAtagcttcttagtactcattgatgataattctctgataaaataaattgaatgtcttattacgagttgctctgtgcttgttaactgatgatctaccttgtttatgttattttgttcaaagaGCATAACTTGCTACGCAAAAtttactccacttagtaatattcgtcggaataatcaaaattgcgtttttaaatcaattgagaaaaaatagtaaatttttcttaaagttcaattgagttcttggggataAATGTACCCAagattcggttttccaacggttatttcacggttatttcaatacacattttaaagAATCTATCCcacaatcattaaaaagcaAAGGTTACAATCCTTTTTCTATCATATTGAAGCTGACAAATTTTAGGCTGATTTGGGTTTGCTTATCATTCTGCTATAATTGCATGACATCTAAATAGTTGcgatgaaactgaaatttttaaggaaaaaatcgttacgtaacgatgagcatacctcccccctcccctatgtcacaattcgtaacgatcgagcttactccctcccccccccctaggagcgttacgtaatttatgcaTGCCCCCTTAGGGGAGAATTAGGATATTCCACAGGGATGGATACTTGACtcctcagctatatctcgaaactggaatgtagatcaaatgttctagacaAAATTTATATACAGCACAAACAACATACTTGTTATctaaacaaaaataacgaaaatttataTTATGAGCTATTGCACTTTGTTTGACAAATCTATCAAAGCGTGACTTTATgatcattttaaaatggttCCCAgccgaaaaaatataattaaaatataaatttcgatttgtcAATCGTTTgaatataatatgaacttctcaatgccatattttaaaagcaatagtaaactctcaatatttttaagaaacaaatttcCATAATATATGTTATGGGTTCACTTGATCCTTCAAGTGCAAATGATATATATTTCTGATAATATTGGTTGTGGATAATTTCTAAGCaagaaattatttatatttatccaatggcttatatttattcaatattttcccTAAAAAAGGACTCAACAAAGTGCATTTatctgaaaattagaaaattgcgcctttaagtatgcaatgaatacagcgtagaagacaaacttttagaatcatttttgtctgacacttatgaactgtgaaatgaaaactgatatggccaaaaaagtcagtgaaatttttatctttagattttgcatgGTTTTTTGTTAAAGCTTAAAGCgccctgaataaaggatcaagtatcctttaataaaaaaaatccatgccCCTTTAACTTTCAAATTATCACAGTTTTTTCTAGTCTCACAAAAACGtatctagttcatctacggattCATGTATCGATTTACCTTTTGCaccatataaacttgaaattacgtgatgtcagaaaatgcaaaaaaaatatatgatgaaaacaagaaaaagggatcaagtatccccattctccgcTAAGGCTAAAACGTGTTAAAGTACAGCAATATTCCATACCGTGCAGGGtttatctgaatttttaatatagTCCCGTTAACactttttggatggatgattttggaaacaatttttcatttcttttcaaaataggtaGCACTAAGTTTatctagaatgttttttaattgaattacttttttttggttcgTTGTACATTGAAATGTCCTTTGCAAAGTGATGGAGTTAAACTCCAGTTAATGACATGAActtgtcatttgttttttttgaatattaaacaaTGCAAATCCATCTACATGTATGaaaatccctttttttattaacatgCCTAAACTTAAATCCAAGAATgtaaagaaaaaagcttaattgtgctgaaatttttctaacaacaaattgagaatatttttgaccttttcctgCAGTATTTTATGTAAACGAAAGTACTTTTTGTTCCACTCATTTTTAATTGTTAGATTTCATATCAACTTTATTGGTTAGATTTattcttatatttaaaaaatgtttagaatTAGAAACAAGAGGTGAACTGAAGCttagaacaaaatatcacttctaTCCAACAAAGTCTATTTTTCGCAATTCTATCGAGTAATGTactatttttgagttttttttttacaaataagcaataaaatatatttttttttgttattgttatcttACAATACGTCATAAGTCATGTAAATGTAAtagaaataacttgttccaatTGTTGTCAGGTTTAAACATGTAAAAGTACTAGATTATTTAATATCTACTGTGTTGCAAAAGCCTACTCAGATGAATATTATAttaatgaaatgaaatcaaGCAAATTTCTTCATAGGACGTGTCATAGAATTTgtacaattttcaaacaatctaCTTAATCGATATTCAAATATTCGCatataattaatattttttctgaacaaaTCCACTGTTAGAAGATCCCATCCCAGATCATCAATTTGTCTCGGATTCGCTAATTTGTGCACATTTTCCATAGATCAATGTCGACTAGCTTTTTAGCACCTTGCCGCCGGCGTTACGCCAATTTAGAGCCAGTCACTCTAGAGAAGATATTTTACATCGACCGGCGGCGGCTGGGAAGATGCACCTCGCCATTATTTACCTGTAACTTGCAAGATCCGCTTGGTGCTAATCAAAGTTCCGAGGATTCTCGCTCGATCGCTTCATAACTCGCTCGATGGACACGGTACTTTATTGTCCCCGTCACAATTAGAAGGGATGCACCCAGGAAAGGTGGCAAATTCCTCGACCCGAGTCGAGACACAATGTTGCATCGATTATGCAAATTTACCACCAGATGGCGCAATTGCTAGTCAAAAGCAGTTACTTCATATCAAATATTTGCGGTTTGGTTCAGGCGGGCGTATCTTCCCTGGTCGGGGAATCCAAACGGTTTGCTTTTCGATCGTTAAATGGCAAAATATCcaggatgattttgaaaaaaaaaacatcagaagTCAGGAATAA
This sequence is a window from Uranotaenia lowii strain MFRU-FL chromosome 3, ASM2978415v1, whole genome shotgun sequence. Protein-coding genes within it:
- the LOC129752680 gene encoding uncharacterized protein LOC129752680, which translates into the protein MLKTVHVILDYVNSFAAICVLNEFFYHILADIEGILETTKEELIQNTNRSKAVNIIQNHMNSLEHQIQNTDPNTKLCMNAKKITTAFLKQHPEICVLASDKGNRTVIMNTEDYKRKMTHLVNDSRTYRKTKRDPTSGYQTKNNSFAKRFFDLNLIDKYKRKKLSISNATCPRIYGQPKAHKNELPLRPVIPNITAPTYQLAKFMANILRSSITSEYETKSSFEFCDDINGIKLPDNYIIISLDVVSLFTNIPRHLVISNLIEHWKEINTQINLDLFIEIIEFLMEASYFQFKNTYYVQTFGTAMGSPLSPILAQMVLDTIIGRALKALPFPIPIIRKYVDDLFLAIPKTDIQILLETFNKQEDRIQFTIEEEKEGKLPYLDMVVIRNQDQTLTTEWYTKPIASGRMLNFHSCHQLKHKINVANNFIGRVSYLTSNNHSQDIAQTIHSHLNRNNYPRTLINRLLNLHKKRHQTQSPKKQPSSSPPIAQNTDQPTITQNATTDITNQQTTDECTYRSIPYVPHLSDKLIKSFVKDFPSTKIATRQIITVGQLFSQVKDPKPNGEKTNIIYEIPCQNDCPCVYIGQTKNTLDQRLSGHKSNIKLIDQYIKKKRKTNGTNDQQHQHQHIITNAAPKEKDTTALIDHCLETGHRFNITQTKILDSSFNTHTLKFLEMCHIFNNPNTVNLKTDTNNLNAMYANILNNLKKHNYKTKSLPKIVKNTDSLPPTQTTDNNQTDTQLTNASNTSF